A segment of the Asinibacterium sp. OR53 genome:
GGTTTTGCGGGAGTGCCTATTCCTGCCGCAGGCTTGCTGGTGGCATCTTTCCCGCTGATCTATTGGAATACCAGTCAGCTTTGGGTGGTGAAACTATTATTGAATAAATGGTTCTGGTACCTGCTTGTAGTAGTCCTCAGCTATCTTATGGTATCTACCCTGCCCATGATGGCATTGAAATTCAAAGCGCTGAGCTTTAAAAAGCTATGGCCCTTCATCCTACTGGCCGGCATTGCCGTGGCAGGAGCGTTGCTGATTGGCTGGTTGACAGTTCCGGTGACGTTTATTGCGTATGTAATTTTATCTTTGTCGCTCAAACTACAGGAATCATGACTTATAACGTGCAGATCAAAGTAATGCCTTTGAAAGATTTATTGGATCCCCAGGGTAAAGCCGTACTCGGTGGTTTACAGAACCTGGGCCTTGGAAATGTGGCCGATGTAAGGGTAGGCAAACATATTACTTTACAGATCGATGCAGAAAATGAAGCCGCTGCCAAACAAATTGCCGATGAAGCCAGCAAAAAACTGCTCGCCAACCCGGTGATGGAGTTTTATGAAATAGAGTTCGTGAATTAAATTGCTGAATGCTGTATCTCGTTCCCACACCTTTAGGTAACTTAAAGGACATCACACTGCGTGCACTCGAAGTGCTGAAACAGGCAGATGTGATCCTCTGCGAGGATACGCGCACTTCTTCGAAACTGCTGCAACACTACCAGGTTCAGAAACCTTTATCGCCTTATCACCAGCACAACGAGCACAAGATAGTTGAACACCTCACTGAACAGATGCGAGCCGGGAAAACTTTTGCATTGATCACCGATGCGGGTACACCAGGTATATCAGACCCTGCCTTTTTGCTGGTGCGGCAATGCATAAAAGAAGGCATTCGAGTGGAATGTCTTCCGGGTGCTACTGCTTTTGTGCCGGCATTGGTCAACAGCGGCATTCCCACCAATCGTTTTGTATTTG
Coding sequences within it:
- the purS gene encoding phosphoribosylformylglycinamidine synthase subunit PurS, with protein sequence MTYNVQIKVMPLKDLLDPQGKAVLGGLQNLGLGNVADVRVGKHITLQIDAENEAAAKQIADEASKKLLANPVMEFYEIEFVN
- the rsmI gene encoding 16S rRNA (cytidine(1402)-2'-O)-methyltransferase gives rise to the protein MLYLVPTPLGNLKDITLRALEVLKQADVILCEDTRTSSKLLQHYQVQKPLSPYHQHNEHKIVEHLTEQMRAGKTFALITDAGTPGISDPAFLLVRQCIKEGIRVECLPGATAFVPALVNSGIPTNRFVFEGFLPLKKGRQTLLKQLVQEERTMVFYESPMRLVKTLEEFITYFGPDRRCSVSRELTKLFEENARGTLQELCEHFKSKAVKGEIVIVLAGTEA